The sequence GATCATCTGGCGACAGCGATCTTTTCAACGACGTTGTCTCGCTGTGCCTGTCGTCCTCTTCGTCGTCATCGTCCTTGTCGATGTCCTTGTCATCTCGCTCGCCGCGTTCAAACGACAGCTCGGCTTGCCTGTACGAGAAGGCCGGCCGCCTGTCGAACTCGCGAATGTCCGTTTCGGTTCTCGAGCTGTTCTCTCGCGTTTTCAGATCCCCGAGAATGTCTCTTATGAGAAAGGACGGCGGCGCCACGCCGGGGTTTCGCGGCAAGGGAATCGGCAGGTTGGCGGCGGAAAAAGCAGGGTGTCGAATGTGCGACAGTCCAAACTGGCGCGGGGGATTCGACTCGATGTCCTTACGGAGAAAGTGTTCCGAGTCCGTCCCCGGCTTGGCTCGTATGtgcaggttgttgttgttgttggtattgttattgttgataTTGCGAGGTTGGTGATGTTGGCTgcgtttgttgttattgttgttgctggcATTGCTGCTAGTggtgctgctgctgttgttgtgaAGGTGGAGTGACGCAGTGAAGTTCGTGTGTGTTGACGTGCTTGGCGGCGGAGGAGTATGCGGTGGGGAACCGCCGGCTCCGCTGCTGTGCACGGGACTGAGCGGGCAAGAGTTTGGCGAGGAGGCGGGTGAGCTGCATCGCGAGCAATCCCTACTGACGTGGTGGGCCACCGGGCTGGGAGTCCCGACTGTCATCTTCGCGCTCCCGCTCACCGTCACGCCCGGCGACGTGGTCGAGAGGCTCTCTCGAAGTGGCGAGTCCGCCGATGATTCCATGTGATCTGGTAGCATTTATTTTATCCCAGGTCGGGTAATTTAAGATCACCGAGTTTGTGGTAACGCTGGCTTCTTTCTCCCGACGTATCCACAAGGTATTGTGACCGTACCGTCTTGCACGTACTAAGTCACCAACTCGGCATAATCCGTAACAATGCGGGCCAGGCTG comes from Diadema setosum chromosome 17, eeDiaSeto1, whole genome shotgun sequence and encodes:
- the LOC140241230 gene encoding uncharacterized protein, coding for MLPDHMESSADSPLRESLSTTSPGVTVSGSAKMTVGTPSPVAHHVSRDCSRCSSPASSPNSCPLSPVHSSGAGGSPPHTPPPPSTSTHTNFTATTSSNASNNNNNKRSQHHQPRNINNNNTNNNNNLHIRAKPGTDSEHFLRKDIESNPPRQFGLSHIRHPAFSAANLPIPLPRNPGVAPPSFLIRDILGDLKTRENSSRTETDIREFDRRPAFSYRQAELSFERGERDDKDIDKDDDDEEDDRHSETTSLKRSLSPDDLDSKSKDDDFKKDGDLDDGADASAGSKTKKPRKARTAFTDHQLNTLERSFERQKYLSVQDRMELAASLNLTDTQVKTWYQNRRTKWKRQTAVGLELLAEAGSYSASMQRLFAPPFYYHPTQGIVSNLDGLYGLQAGQRPVLPRLFLHGLQQHVSHLPLTPRPLHPHSH